A single region of the Streptomyces sp. NBC_00236 genome encodes:
- a CDS encoding ABC transporter ATP-binding protein: MTQQQTGGDVRLTGISKTYGSFAAVQPLDLTVPQGSFFALLGASGCGKTTTLRMIAGLEEATTGTVTLGGRDITGLPPYKRPVNTVFQSYALFPHLDITENVAFGLRRRGIKSVKKQVDDMLELVQLGDFARRKPHQLSGGQQQRVAVARALINHPQVLLLDEPLGALDLKLRRQMQLELKRIQTEVGITFIHVTHDQEEAMTMADTVAVMNGGRVEQLGDPADLYENPRTTFVANFLGTSNLIEGEVVSTGKDIVVSAGGGKLRLPADRCPAPTANGGRLLLGIRPEKISLAHRDDADAIAEGRNRVTGRIVDSSFIGVSTQYVVESPAGKSLQVYEQNIERRARLITGAEVVLHWNPAHTFGLDAAQDIDAGVETVEDAA; this comes from the coding sequence ATGACACAGCAGCAGACAGGCGGCGACGTCCGCCTCACCGGGATCAGCAAGACGTACGGCTCCTTCGCCGCCGTACAGCCGCTCGATCTGACCGTCCCGCAGGGCTCCTTCTTCGCGCTGCTCGGCGCGTCCGGCTGCGGCAAGACCACCACCCTGCGGATGATCGCGGGCCTGGAGGAGGCCACCACCGGAACCGTCACCCTCGGCGGCCGGGACATCACCGGCCTCCCCCCGTACAAGCGGCCCGTCAACACCGTCTTCCAGAGCTACGCGCTGTTCCCGCACCTCGACATCACGGAGAACGTCGCCTTCGGACTGCGCCGGCGCGGCATCAAGTCGGTCAAGAAGCAGGTCGACGACATGCTGGAGCTCGTCCAGCTCGGCGACTTCGCCCGGCGCAAGCCCCATCAGCTCTCCGGCGGCCAGCAGCAGCGCGTCGCCGTCGCCCGCGCCCTGATCAACCACCCGCAGGTGCTGCTCCTCGACGAACCGCTCGGAGCCCTCGACCTCAAGCTGCGCCGCCAGATGCAGCTCGAACTCAAGCGGATCCAGACCGAGGTCGGCATCACGTTCATCCACGTCACCCACGACCAGGAGGAGGCCATGACCATGGCCGACACCGTCGCGGTGATGAACGGGGGCCGGGTCGAGCAGCTCGGCGACCCGGCGGATCTGTACGAGAACCCGCGGACCACCTTCGTCGCCAACTTCCTCGGCACCTCGAACCTCATCGAGGGCGAGGTCGTCTCCACCGGCAAGGACATCGTCGTATCGGCCGGCGGCGGCAAGCTGCGGCTGCCCGCCGACCGCTGTCCGGCGCCGACCGCGAACGGCGGCAGGCTGCTCCTCGGCATCCGCCCCGAGAAGATATCCCTCGCGCACCGCGACGACGCGGACGCGATAGCGGAGGGCCGTAACCGGGTCACCGGCCGCATCGTCGACTCCAGCTTCATCGGGGTCTCCACGCAGTACGTGGTGGAGAGCCCGGCCGGAAAGTCGCTCCAGGTCTACGAGCAGAACATCGAGCGGCGCGCCCGACTCATTACGGGCGCCGAGGTCGTGCTGCACTGGAACCCGGCGCACACCTTCGGCCTCGATGCAGCCCAGGACATCGACGCCGGCGTGGAGACGGTGGAGGACGCGGCGTGA
- a CDS encoding ABC transporter permease, translating into MSLTKEAPPAPATEPVLRKPSTRKRLVPYWLLLPGILWLVVFFALPLVYQASTSVQTGSLEQGYEVTWHFQTYWDALTDYYPQFIRSLLYAGTATILCLLLGYPLAYLIAFKAGRWRNLVLVLVIAPFFTSFLIRTLAWKTILADGGAVVDVLNTLHVLDVTSWLGWTENNRVLATPMAVVCGLTYNFLPFMILPLYTSLERIDGRLHEAAGDLYATPATTFRKVTFPLSMPGVVSGTLLTFIPASGDYVNAELLGSTDTKMVGSVIQTQFLRVLDYPTAAALSFILMAVVLIAVTFYIRRSGTEDLV; encoded by the coding sequence GTGAGCCTCACCAAGGAGGCGCCACCGGCCCCCGCCACCGAGCCGGTCCTGCGCAAGCCCTCCACCCGCAAGCGCCTCGTGCCGTACTGGCTGCTGCTCCCCGGCATCCTGTGGCTCGTCGTCTTCTTCGCGCTGCCGCTGGTGTACCAGGCCTCGACCTCCGTACAGACCGGATCCCTGGAGCAGGGGTACGAGGTCACCTGGCACTTCCAGACGTACTGGGACGCGCTGACCGACTACTACCCGCAGTTCATCCGGTCCCTGCTGTACGCGGGCACCGCCACGATCCTGTGTCTCCTGCTCGGCTACCCGCTCGCCTACCTCATCGCGTTCAAGGCCGGCCGCTGGCGCAACCTGGTGCTGGTGCTGGTCATCGCGCCGTTCTTCACCAGCTTCCTGATCCGTACGCTCGCCTGGAAGACGATCCTCGCGGACGGCGGCGCGGTCGTCGACGTACTGAACACGCTGCACGTCCTGGACGTCACCAGCTGGCTCGGCTGGACCGAGAACAACCGCGTCCTGGCCACACCCATGGCGGTCGTCTGCGGCCTCACGTACAACTTCCTGCCGTTCATGATCCTGCCGCTCTACACCTCGCTGGAGCGGATCGACGGCCGGCTGCACGAGGCCGCCGGGGACCTGTACGCCACGCCCGCCACCACCTTCCGCAAGGTGACGTTCCCGCTGTCCATGCCGGGTGTCGTCTCCGGGACGCTGCTGACCTTCATCCCGGCCAGCGGCGACTACGTCAACGCGGAACTGCTGGGATCCACCGACACCAAGATGGTCGGCAGCGTCATCCAGACCCAGTTCCTGCGCGTCCTCGACTATCCGACGGCGGCCGCGCTCTCCTTCATCCTCATGGCGGTCGTCCTGATCGCGGTCACCTTCTACATCCGCCGCTCCGGGACGGAGGACCTGGTCTGA